In Musa acuminata AAA Group cultivar baxijiao chromosome BXJ3-11, Cavendish_Baxijiao_AAA, whole genome shotgun sequence, one DNA window encodes the following:
- the LOC135652891 gene encoding uncharacterized protein LOC135652891 — translation MGSKGGAAPPPSSVVCCMCGDRGLMQELFRCKLCLVRSQHRYCSNFYPKAESYRTCNWCLREEGERSLPKEAMKDTNRLVSSSSNNDSSNDSGASKLHRGDFSSQLNKPIKKPRLLDWSASDVTDRVWSGELSSGSGRARQVLRGKARRYKLLEEVSS, via the exons ATGGGGAGCAAGGGAGGCGCTGCGCCACCGCCGTCGTCGGTGGTCTGTTGCATGTGCGGCGATCGTGGGCTGATGCAGGAGCTCTTCCGGTGCAAGCTCTGCCTTGTGAGGTCTCAGCACAG ATACTGTAGTAATTTCTATCCCAAAGCTGAATCCTACCGGACATGCAATTGGTGTCTAAGGGAGGAAGGAGAGAGGTCTCTTCCCAAAGAAGCCATGAAGGACACCAACAGATTGGTCTCTTCTTCCAGTAACAACGACAGCAGCAATGACTCAGGAGCAAGTAAGCTCCATCGAGGAGACTTCTCGTCGCAGCTCAACAAGCCTATCAAGAAGCCCAGGCTGCTGGACTGGTCGGCGTCGGATGTCACCGACCGGGTCTGGTCGGGAGAGCTGTCGTCGGGCTCGGGAAGGGCAAGGCAAGTCCTGAGGGGCAAAGCCAGAAGGTATAAGCTCTTGGAGGAGGTCTCCAGCTAA
- the LOC135652167 gene encoding transcription factor bHLH143-like, with protein MEKDMNPRTGMQHSPWQFSNMNPASNIQQFDIGYQNTNSMLSPAYVPHGCVFSVNTPTPFPGINTDNPFQQTSSLIPPLFPSCRHPEFDGSKKRCVVFDQIGYGRSFFCSSSDIPFPCFNSMNPGFSLQGSTETNVSSRNEGEEMHEDTEEINALLYSDSDDEEASTGHSPVGALEMGSSEVASSMLPVKRRRVDVEFDASLVDTASSQVFHCPNEPMRYRNKDEDDDTESSFVKGGDHDQNADDRQLKRARIQETVGILRTIIPGGRGKDAASVLDEAIHYLKSLKLKTRSLNATP; from the coding sequence ATGGAGAAGGATATGAATCCTCGGACTGGCATGCAACATTCACCTTGGCAATTTAGTAACATGAACCCTGCTAGTAATATACAACAGTTTGATATCGGGTATCAGAACACCAATTCAATGCTGTCTCCTGCCTATGTTCCGCATGGTTGTGTCTTCTCAGTCAATACTCCAACACCCTTCCCTGGTATCAACACGGACAACCCCTTCCAACAGACATCATCTTTGATCCCTCCTCTGTTCCCATCTTGTAGGCATCCAGAATTTGATGGATCAAAGAAGAGATGCGTGGTCTTTGATCAAATTGGCTATGGAAGGAGCTTCTTCTGTAGCTCATCAGATATCCCTTTTCCATGCTTTAATTCCATGAACCCAGGTTTCAGTCTGCAGGGCAGCACTGAAACCAATGTTTCTAGCAGGAACGAAGGTGAAGAGATGCATGAAGATACGGAGGAAATCAATGCACTGTTGTACTCAGATTCTGATGATGAAGAGGCCAGCACAGGACACTCTCCGGTTGGGGCATTAGAGATGGGTTCATCCGAGGTCGCAAGCTCCATGCTTCCAGTGAAGAGGAGGAGAGTTGATGTAGAATTTGATGCATCACTTGTAGATACTGCAAGCTCACAAGTTTTTCACTGCCCCAACGAACCTATGAGGTATAGGAAtaaagatgaagatgatgatacTGAATCAAGCTTTGTGAAAGGAGGCGATCACGATCAGAATGCTGATGACAGGCAACTCAAAAGAGCAAGAATTCAAGAAACAGTTGGCATATTAAGAACGATTATTCCTGGAGGGAGGGGGAAGGATGCTGCCTCTGTCCTTGATGAGGCCATCCATTATCTCAAATCGCTTAAACTGAAGACCAGATCTTTGAATGCTACTCCTTAG